In Streptomyces sp. 840.1, one DNA window encodes the following:
- the coxB gene encoding cytochrome c oxidase subunit II: MSPNGSDRSSRRPMRRKLPQVLTAGLILATATGCTYKDFPRLGMPTPVTEEAPRILSLWQGSWAAALATGVLVWGLILWSVIFHRRSRTKVEVPPQTRYNMPIEALYTVVPLIIVSVLFYFTARDESKILELSPKPAHTVNVVGYQWSWGFNYIENVDGSAATGNEVPKELDAIPDRFRKDFPKGADGVYDVGVPGTRNPQNGNPGPTLWLAKGEKVRFILTSRDVIHSFWVVPFLMKQDVIPGHTNSFEVTPNQEGTFMGKCAELCGADHSRMLFNVKVVSPERYQAHLKELAKKGNTGYVPAGIEQTDPARNAETNKL, from the coding sequence GTGAGTCCCAACGGCTCCGACCGCTCGTCGCGGCGCCCGATGCGGCGGAAGCTGCCGCAGGTGCTGACTGCGGGCCTGATCCTGGCGACCGCAACCGGTTGCACATACAAGGATTTCCCCCGCCTTGGTATGCCTACACCGGTAACGGAAGAGGCCCCACGGATCCTTTCCCTCTGGCAGGGCTCGTGGGCGGCAGCGCTCGCCACGGGTGTGCTGGTCTGGGGCCTGATCCTGTGGAGCGTCATCTTCCACCGGCGCAGCCGCACCAAGGTGGAGGTTCCTCCGCAGACCCGGTACAACATGCCGATCGAGGCGTTGTACACCGTGGTCCCTCTGATCATCGTCTCGGTGTTGTTCTACTTCACCGCGCGCGACGAATCGAAGATCCTCGAGCTCTCCCCGAAGCCCGCCCACACGGTCAACGTGGTCGGCTACCAGTGGAGCTGGGGTTTCAACTACATCGAGAACGTGGACGGCTCGGCCGCCACGGGCAACGAGGTCCCCAAGGAGCTCGACGCCATCCCGGACCGGTTCCGCAAGGACTTCCCCAAGGGTGCTGACGGCGTCTACGACGTCGGCGTCCCGGGAACCCGGAACCCGCAGAACGGCAACCCGGGTCCGACCCTGTGGCTGGCCAAGGGGGAGAAGGTCCGCTTCATCCTGACTTCGCGTGACGTCATCCACTCCTTCTGGGTGGTGCCGTTCCTCATGAAGCAGGACGTCATTCCGGGCCACACCAACTCCTTCGAGGTGACTCCCAACCAGGAGGGCACCTTCATGGGCAAGTGCGCCGAGCTCTGTGGCGCCGACCACTCCCGCATGCTCTTCAACGTCAAGGTCGTCTCCCCGGAGCGCTACCAGGCGCACCTCAAGGAGCTGGCGAAGAAGGGCAACACGGGCTACGTGCCGGCCGGCATCGAGCAGACTGACCCGGCCAGGAATGCGGAGACGAACAAACTGTGA